Proteins co-encoded in one Opisthocomus hoazin isolate bOpiHoa1 chromosome 9, bOpiHoa1.hap1, whole genome shotgun sequence genomic window:
- the FTCD gene encoding formimidoyltransferase-cyclodeaminase → MAKLVECVPNFSEGNNKEVIDALGQAISGTPGCTLLDVDAGASTNRTVYTFVGSPKAVVEGALSAARVAGQLIDMSRHTGEHPRMGALDVCPFVPVMNVSMEECITCAHIFGQRLAAELGVPVYLYGEAAQEDSRKALPAIRAGEYEALPEKLAKPEWAPDFGPPTFVPRWGATVTGARSFLIAYNVNLLCTKELAHRIALNLREQGRGPNQPGRLKRVQGIGWYLEEENIAQVSTNLLDFETTPLHAVYEEVCRDAEALNLPVVGSQLVGLVPKKAMLDTAEFYIKKENLFILEEEQKIRLVVSRLGLDSLSPFHPRERIIEYLVQAGEVDGGLVAKPLGAFVRAVGGRSAAPGGGSVSAAAAALGAALGCMVGLMSYGKRQFEELDPIMRKLIPPFHQAMDELVAMVDADSRAFSSYMEAVKLPKSTPEEQKRRAAAMQDGLKTAVRVPCALAEKVSGLWPALTELSRHCNLACKSDIQVGAKMMEAAVFGAYFNVMINLKDITDEKFKLAMSQKVSGLLEEAKQGSALVLALLEKRVA, encoded by the exons ATGGCCAAGCTGGTGGAGTGCGTCCCCAACTTCTCGGAGGGAAATAACAAGGAG GTGATCGATGCGCTGGGGCAAGCCATCTCCGGAACACCAGGCTGCACGCTGCTGGACGTGGACGCCGGCGCCTCCACCAACCGCACCGTCTACACCTTCGTGGGGTCTCCCAAAGCCGTCGTCGAAGGGGCACTGAGTGCGGCCCGCGTGGCTGGGCAGCTCATCGACATGAGCCGGCACACGG GTGAACACCCTCGCATGGGGGCCCTGGACGTCTGCCCCTTCGTGCCAGTGATGAACGTCAGCATGGAGGAGTGCATCACCTGCGCCCACATCTTTGGGCAGCGCTTGGCAGCGGAGCTGGGGGTGCCTG ttTACCTGTATGGAGAGGCAGCGCAGGAGGACAGCAGGAAAGCTCTGCCCGCCATCCGCGCCGGGGAGTACGAGGCACTCCCCGAGAAG CTTGCAAAGCCAGAGTGGGCGCCTGATTTTGGGCCCCCAACCTTTGTCCCCCGGTGGGGTGCCACGGTGACGGGTGCCCGGAGCTTCCTTATCGCGTACAACGTCAACCTGCTGTGCACCAAGGAGCTGGCTCACCGCATCGCCCTCAACCTCCGTGAGCAGGGTCGAGGTCCCAACCAG CCTGGACGCTTGAAGAGGGTGCAGGGCATTGGCTGGTATTTGGAGGAAGAGAATATAGCCCAGGTTTCGACCAACCTGCTGGACTTTGAGACCACGCCGCTCCACGCTGTCTACGAGGAGGTCTGCCGAGATGCGgag GCACTGAACCTCCCTGTGGTGGGGTCCCAGCTGGTGGGGCTTGTTCCCAAGAAGGCCATGCTGGACACAGCTGAATTTTACATCAAGAAGGAAAACCTCTTCATCCTGGAGGAGGAGCAGAAGATCAGACTG GTGGTCAGCCGGCTGGGCCTGGACTCCCTGTCTCCGTTTCACCCCCGGGAGCGTATCATCGA ATACCTGGTGCAGGCAGGAGAGGTGGATGGGGGACTGGTGGCCAAGCCACtgggtgcctttgtgcgagcagtcgGTGGGAGGTCGGCAGCGCCGGGAGGAGGCTCCGTGTCTGCAGCCGCGGCCGCCCTG GGAGCAGCGCTGGGCTGCATGGTGGGGCTGATGAGCTACGGGAAACGGCAGTTTGAGGAGCTGGACCCCATCATGAGGAAGCTGATCCCTCCCTTCCACCAGGCCATGGACGAGCTGGTGGCGATGGTGGATGCTGACTCCCGTGCCTTCAGCAGCTACATG GAAGCTGTGAAGCTGCCAAAAAGCACCCCTGAGGAGCAGAAGAG ACGTGCGGCTGCCATGCAAGATGGGCTGAAGACGGCCGTGAGGGTGCCGTGTGCCCTGGCAGAGAAGGTGAGCGGGCTTTGGCCCGCTCTGACGGAGCTGTCTCGCCACTGCAACCTGGCTTGCAAATCTGACATCCAG GTGGGAGCCAAAATGATGGAAGCAGCTGTGTTTGGAGCCTACTTCAATGTCATGATCAACCTCAAAGACATAACAGATGAGAAGTTCAAGCTTGCG ATGTCACAGAAGGTCTCCGGACTGCTGGAGGAGGCAAAGCAAGGCTCTGCGCtcgtgctggcactgctggaGAAGCGGGTGGcctga